A genome region from Trichoderma asperellum chromosome 7, complete sequence includes the following:
- a CDS encoding uncharacterized protein (EggNog:ENOG41~antiSMASH:Cluster_7.2), which produces MTEQQQQQQLNPELAKMLENNPELAKMLATSAGYVNTFPAPGLRRTVRHITGHNAEGKGVFIKTDCGDHHRVIGNDQALANIIYSTKETPVEMNGDVDLKFALENEPPLHYHNGSVCRMIDFAPGVISPMHRAVSLDYGVVIEGEFKLILDSGESRILRQGDVSVQRASAHQWENITGGGLLPGRMLWVLLDCKPILVDGKPLGEELNELAPYYENR; this is translated from the exons ATGACcgagcaacagcagcagcaacagcttaaCCCCGAGTTGGCCAAGATGCTGGAAAACAACCCAGAGTTGGCTAAGATGCTCGCCACAAGCGCTGGTTATGTCAACACATTCCCAGCTCCCGGTCTTCGACGCACCGTCCGACACATCACTGGCCACAACGCTGAGGGCAAGGGCGTATTCATCAAGACTGACTGTGGTGACCACCACCGTGTAATTGGTAACGACCAAGCTCTTGCCAACATCATCTACTCAACCAAGGAGACTCCCGTTGAGATGAACGGCGATGTTGACCTGAAGTTTGCTTTGGAGAACGAG CCTCCTCTGCACTACCACAACGGCTCTGTTTGCCGCATGATTGACTTTGCCCCTGGCGTTATTTCTCCTATGCATCGTGCCGTGTCGCTCGACTATGGTGTCGTTATCGAGGGAGAGTTCAAGCTGATTCTTGACTCTGGCGAGTCGCGAATCCTGCGCCAGGGCGATGTCAGCGTTCAGCGTGCCAGTGCCCATCAGTGGGAGAACATCACTGGCGGCGGTCTTTTGCCTGGTCGTATGCTGTGGGTTCTGCTTGACTGCAAGCCTATTCTTGTTGACGGAAAGCCACTTGGAGAGGAGCTTAACGAGCTTGCACCATACTATGAGAACCGATAA
- a CDS encoding putative secondary metabolism biosynthetic enzyme (EggNog:ENOG41~SMCOG1001:short-chain dehydrogenase/reductase SDR~antiSMASH:Cluster_7.2) — MDISGNAFIVGGGSGIGRACALGLAKDGAAGILIADMNVEAAGRVIAECKSVATASNFRAEAIQIDISQEESVAKATSYMVETFGRIDYCINCAGIGVQMPLNIAEADLGEFSRFLRIHVEGTFLLVRSACAVMQRQELKPIDAANPGRGGTRGSIVTLGSGNSFAAAPHLVQYTAAKHAVLGVTKNAALDNAPYGIRVNCVCPTWVETPMIQSARDGGMDIDSWVNKVVPLGRIATAEEVADSVIFLCSPRASYVTGSGFIIDGGTTLTCHA; from the exons ATGGATATCAGTGGAAATGCATTCATCGTAGGGGGTG GCAGCGGTATAGGAAGAGCTTGcgcccttggccttgccaaAGACGGCGCTGCTGGTATCCTTATCGCGGACATGAACGTTGAAGCTGCGGGCCGCGTCATTGCTGAATGCAAATCTGTGGCAACCGCTAGCAACTTTCGTGCTGAGGCAATCCAAATCGATATCTCGCAGGAAGAGTCGGTGGCAAAGGCTACCAGCTACATGGTTGAGACTTTCGGAAGGATTGACTACTGCATCAACTGCGCAGGG ATTGGCGTTCAGATGCCACTAAACATAGCTGAAGCAGACCTAGGCGAGTTCAGCCGCTTTCTTCGAATCCATGTGGAGGGAACGTTCCTGCTGGTGCGCAGCGCCTGTGCCGTGATGCAACGCCAGGAACTGAAGCCGATCGACGCCGCAAACCCGGGCCGAGGAGGGACTCGTGGCTCGATTGTGACTCTGGGCTCGGGAAATTCCttcgcagcagctcctcaCTTGGTGCAATATACGGCTGCTAAGCACGCGGTACTGGGTGTGACCAAAAACGCCG CTCTGGATAACGCACCCTACGGAATCAGGGTCAATTGCGTCTGTCCCACGTGGGTGGAAACCCCGATGATCCAAAGTGCGCGGGACGGCGGCATGGACATTGACAGCTGGGTCAACAAGGTGGTGCCTTTGGGCCGGATTGCTACTGCGGAAGAGGTGGCGGATTCGGTGATCTTCCTCTGCAGCCCGAGGGCCAGCTACGTGACGGGATCCGGATTCATCATCGATGGAGGCACCACGCTTACCTGCCATGCTTAG
- a CDS encoding Type I Iterative PKS (EggNog:ENOG41~SMCOG1022:Beta-ketoacyl synthase~antiSMASH:Cluster_7.2) produces the protein MFTLEPALDVPSDSESLLHSHAKDAIVVTETSYLNDEMQETSGPSSAFTVEDNTVCIVGMACHLPGGITSPSGLWDYLYNKKTAQCTVPLERYDFRGFYNKDGSRAGVMAVDGGYFINEDVRKFDPSFFGINNLEASYMDPQQRKLLEVVYECFENAGLSMEDVNGTSTGVYVGNFTADYSVMQSRDTDYVHRLSATGSGTSIMANRVSHVFNLHGPSFTLDTACSSTIYALHQAVNAIKNGDCDSAIVAGANLVMSPEQHFGTAKGGFLSPTSACHTFDTSADGYARAEALNAIYITKLTSAMKSDRKIHAVIRGTAINANGKTPGITLPDAKMQAAVIRKAYHNAGLSFADTDYVECHGTGTPVGDPIEVDGIAACFAGREGEPLRLGAVKTNMGHSEAASGLTSIIKVALAFEHGVIPPTYGVKNINPKLKLKERNMKVMTENEAWPRAIRRASVNSFGYGGANGHVILESIGSYFVGSLASSPVSRTLTSPYESSKGQVFVLPFSASSGKSLEARRKQNIETLERTEPNDVKALAAAMSKRQAKLRLRDFVLASAKGDSQPSLIEMADAGDKASPGTQPLPFAFVFTGQGAQYANMAKELIENDISFLASIRDLDEVLQSLPAEYKPSWTLEQTLLDKPAVSKINDVTRSQPICTAVQVALVNMLRSWGVSPTAVIGHSSGEIAAAYGAGLLTASEAILAAYFRGFAVGQLKSRGNMMAAGVSPDAAKALIEELGLKEVRVACVNAPESVTLSGAIKDIDALQTELQKEGKFARKLETGGRAYHSHMMVEIGDLYESLVTPHFTTKKDGDMEAEMFSTVGHSPDALGAVDASTNMASYFRKNLEQPVQFSAGLTKMITGDKYHLVEIGPHSALKGPIQQIRTGAKRDKEAVPYSPTLVRKEDAYVCLKKLAGTLFSYGHTLDWYAVNSVPRHQSLPVPILASYPWDYSKPLPWHEPRASVEHRHRKYIRHELLGTRATAGNGIEWCWRNIPRVSEMPWLRDHKLGESQIVLPGAAYMSIAIEALSQVLDIKSRLVAGESYGFEFENVNISAAFVVPEENDAGADSLELHTVMTQRKISTANTSGNWYEFSVSSFQSGVATLHCMGSIRVSESTLAPKDGAVEVQEQGYEVWGMARWYAKAKEEGLNFGPTFQSLTSLHTDGNRISTDSISTTHLAPPSEAANGMFYAMHPITIDACFQAAIIGGTAGVVNDLKAFIPCFISNCSIQIPKGGSASLGSQEVRIHTSMEKTGFASRAVAFTLRLPDGTPAIDVPHLRMNLYTGKSPVESETSMYLQRQPCLRIQWKPDVLRLQPGSESAIRDFIEAFSEEQSDDLNDNGALVVFAALLDLFGHKIPRMSVLELGQDRQWTPKDCQAILGKDTAFPRFKSWNDGKLGEDNKLAIENAKSADPYDTILIPHLSVSKKVWSKAADEVISQVSDNGIVITRKTKDAVSALQAAGFTTLELPNETLAAVRNAKQTGLENKEVVIVKPNQSSTSIDTLADAVAAHLKKNAGVEKLSTVTIANIETVALHDQVVCVSVMEMENEFLATISSEDMDLFRKITDNVSDLLWLTGANMLSAPNPNLTLSSGLSRALMLEQPALRYTVLDVGADITNPGFLNAICNNVSAALTFRYATDDKEFIQKDGILYVSRFTPDFELNSLFRQRMTPNDTMKLVPLGEVGPARLSVGQVGMTDTIHFQQISELKTTPPAGFVDVDLRAVGLNAKDIYAINGRVETKEATTALDFGGVVSAIGPGVEHLKVGDRVAGFIPNHFSTTERVPVQAVHKMLPEEEFTVVPTLLGVYCTALVALKDRAHLRAGESVLIHSGAGAFGLAAITLAKHLGATVFATVGSQSKREYLVKEMGVPTENIFHSRNASFVDDIMTATGGRGVNVIVNSLVGDLMHASWSCIAPFGRFVEIGKRELIDAGKLDMRIFLKNATFTAFDLSEFFYDSDSYYQDVVFNHTAEVVKMYRAGIIKASPIATYDVSEIGHAYRYFGNKDRVGKVVVSMENPNSLVQVMPATYQSVFSPEKTYLLVGCLGGLGRSLSRWMMSRGARKFCFLGRSGCDKPSAAELVNRLRDAGATVTVVRGDVSEEDHVREAVVAAAKDGPIGGVVQAAMGLSEALFSVMTNKAWHTGIQPKWKGSWNLHNALEGYDADLDFFLLTSSISGTCGTATESNYCAANNFLDSFAKWRRSQGKPAVSVGLGMISEVGYLHENPEIEAMLLRKGIQPLNEDEFLQVLDYGIAGPWSDAEFARGVSMPSEAAHILTGLESYGARKLMAQGFEVNNGVTEEARATILAASLLAEKDANDEEKSGDVGQLAAAAEWFKDVPAGAVSMLAPEASAPTMLDAILRLTKKRFSNLILMQLDAVDDRAPLPSFGVDSMLAAEFRTWFFNTFKVDVPFLDIVSPQKSLHTLAEFVEEKLVTSWVS, from the exons ATGTTCACTCTTGAGCCTGCTTTGGATGTTCCCTCCGACTCGGAGTCTCTTCTCCACAGTCACGCAAAAGATGCCATCGTTGTTACTGAGACATCTTACTTGAATGATGAAATGCAGGAGACGTCTGGGCCTTCCAGTGCCTTTACCGTTGAAGACAACACGGTGTGCATTGTTGGCATGG CGTGCCATCTCCCTGGTGGAATCACCTCACCATCAGGGCTTTGGGACTACCTGTACAACAAGAAGACTGCACAATGTACCGTGCCACTGGAGCGGTATGACTTTAGAGGATTCTACAATAAAGATGGTAGCAGGGCTGGTGTCATGGCAGTGGATGGCGGATACTTCATCAATGAAGATGTCCGCAAGTTTGATCCTTCCTTCTTTGGTATCAACAACCTCGAAGCCTCTTACATGGATCCTCAACAGCGAAAACTGCTCGAGGTAGTCTATGAGTGTTTCGAGAATGCTGGATTGTCTATGGAAGATGTGAACGGTACTAGCACGGGAGTGTATGTTGGCAACTTTACTGCCGACTACTCAGTCATGCAGTCCCGTGATACCGATTATGTGCATCGTCTTTCTGCTACTGGTAGCGGCACATCAATCATGGCCAACCGTGTCAGCCATGTCTTTAACTTGCACGGTCCCAG TTTCACGCTTGACACTGCTTGCTCATCTACCATTTACGCGCTTCACCAAGCTGTGAATGCCATCAAGAATGGCGATTGTGATTCTGCTATCGTTGCTGGTGCTAACTTGGTCATGTCGCCCGAGCAGCACTTTGGAACTGCAAAGGGTGGCTTCTTGTCGCCAACCTCTGCTTGCCACACGTTCGATACCTCGGCTGATGGTTATGCCCGTGCAGAGGCTCTCAACGCCATTTACATCACCAAGCTAACGTCTGCAATGAAGAGTGACCGCAAGATCCATGCTGTCATTCGTGGAACTGCCATCAATGC CAACGGCAAAACACCCGGTATCACTCTGCCAGATGCCAAGATGCAGGCGGCTGTCATTCGAAAGGCCTACCACAACGCAGGCCTTTCATTCGCTGATACTGATTACGTCGAGTGCCACGGTACCGGTACTCCGGTTGGTGATCCCATAGAAGTGGATGGCATTGCGGCCTGTTTTGCAGGCCGCGAGGGTGAGCCCCTGAGACTCGGAGCCGTCAAAACAAATATGGGCCACTCTGAAGCCGCCAGCGGTTTGACTTCCATCATCAAGGTTGCCCTTGCTTTTGAGCATGGTGTGATTCCACCCACTTACGGTGTAAAGAATATCAACCCAAAGT TGAAACTAAAGGAGCGTAACATGAAGGTCATGACTGAAAACGAAGCATGGCCAAGAGCCATCCGACGTGCCAGTGTAAACTCTTTTGGCTACGGTGGTGCAAATGGACATGTTATCCTCGAATCTATTGGCAGCTACTTTGTTGGCTCGTTAGCATCCTCCCCTGTCTCTAGAACTTTGACAAGCCCCTACGAGTCCAGTAAGGGCCAGGTTTTCGTGCTTCCTTTCTCTGCCTCATCAGGCAAGTCATTGGAAGCTCGCCGCAAGCAAAACATCGAGACATTGGAGAGAACTGAGCCAAATGACGTGAAAGCCTTGGCAGCTGCTATGAGCAAGCGACAGGCCAAGCTGCGCCTGCGTGACTTTGTCCTCGCCTCTGCGAAGGGGGACTCTCAACCATCGCTGATCGAGATGGCTGACGCTGGCGACAAAGCTAGCCCTGGTACCCAGCCTCTTCCGTTTGCCTTTGTCTTCACTGGTCAGGGTGCACAGTACGCCAACATGGCCAAGGAACTCATCGAGAACGATATCAGTTTCTTGGCTAGCATCCGTGATCTCGATGAGGTCTTGCAGTCACTGCCTGCAGAATACAAGCCTTCTTGGACACTGGAGCAGACTCTTCTCGACAAGCCCGCCGTTAGCAAGATCAACGATGTCACTCGCAGTCAGCCAATCTGCACCGCCGTCCAGGTCGCTCTTGTCAATATGTTGCGCAGCTGGGGAGTTAGTCCAACTGCTGTTATCGGCCACTCATCTGGAGAGATTGCGGCCGCTTATGGTGCTGGTCTGCTCACTGCTTCTGAGGCCATTCTGGCGGCTTACTTCAGAGGCTTCGCCGTCGGCCAACTCAAGTCTCGCGGCAACATGATGGCTGCCGGTGTCTCTCCAGACGCTGCCAAGGCTCTGATTGAGGAGCTGGGTCTGAAAGAAGTCCGAGTTGCCTGTGTCAACGCCCCCGAGAGCGTTACTCTTAGTGGTGCTATCAAGGATATTGACGCTCTCCAAACTGAGCTCCAGAAGGAGGGCAAGTTTGCTCGCAAGCTTGAAACTGGTGGCCGCGCTTACCACTCTCACATGATGGTTGAGATTGGTGACCTGTACGAGTCGCTTGTTACCCCTCACTTCACTACAAAGAAGGATGGCGACATGGAGGCCGAGATGTTCTCTACTGTTGGCCACTCCCCGGATGCTCTTGGTGCTGTTGATGCCTCCACAAACATGGCCTCTTACTTCCGTAAGAACCTTGAGCAGCCCGTTCAATTCAGCGCCGGCTTGACTAAGATGATCACCGGTGATAAGTATCACTTGGTTGAAATCGGTCCTCACTCAGCTCTCAAGGGTCCTATTCAGCAGATCCGAACTGGTGCTAAGCGCGACAAGGAAGCTGTTCCCTACTCTCCCACCCTCGTCCGAAAGGAGGATGCCTATGTctgcttgaagaagcttgcGGGTACCCTTTTCTCTTATGGCCACACCCTGGACTGGTATGCGGTTAACAGCGTCCCAAGACACCAGTCACTTCCTGTTCCTATTCTGGCTTCGTACCCCTGGGACTACTCCAAGCCGCTGCCCTGGCACGAGCCTCGCGCCAGTGTTGAGCACCGTCATCGAAAGTATATCCGCCACGAGCTCCTGGGAACTCGAGCCACGGCTGGTAACGGCATCGAGTGGTGCTGGAGAAACATCCCTCGCGTGTCTGagatgccatggctgcgcgACCACAAGCTCGGTGAGTCTCAAATTGTCTTGCCAGGAGCAGCATACATGTCGATCGCTATTGAGGCTCTCTCGCAAGTGCTGGATATCAAGAGCAGACTTGTTGCAGGAGAGTCCTACGGATTCGAATTTGAGAACGTCAACATCAGCGCAGCATTTGTTGTGCCTGAAGAAAACGATGCTGGGGCTGATAGCCTAGAGCTCCACACTGTCATGACCCAGCGAAAGATTTCTACCGCCAATACTTCTGGCAACTGGTACGAGttctctgtctcttctttccagTCTGGTGTTGCCACTCTGCATTGCATGGGTAGCATTCGTGTCTCTGAGTCCACTCTGGCTCCCAAGGATGGAGCCGTCGAGGTCCAGGAACAGGGTTACGAAGTCTGGGGTATGGCCCGCTGGTATgccaaggcaaaggaggagGGCCTCAACTTTGGTCCGACCTTCCAGTCATTGACTAGCTTGCACACTGATGGAAACCGAATTTCCACAGATTCCATCTCAACCACACATCTGGCTCCTCCATCCGAAGCTGCCAATGGCATGTTTTATGCCATGCATCCCATTACCATCGATGCTTGTTTCCAAGCCGCTATTATCGGAGGCACTGCCGGTGTCGTCAATGATCTAAAGGCTTTTATTCCTTGCTTCATTTCCAACTGTTCTATCCAGATTCCCAAGGGTGGCTCTGCAAGCCTTGGTAGCCAGGAGGTTAGAATCCACACGAGCATGGAGAAGACGGGTTTTGCCTCTCGCGCCGTTGCCTTCACTCTTAGACTGCCAGATGGCACGCCAGCCATCGACGTCCCTCACCTTCGCATGAATTTGTACACTGGAAAGTCTCCAGTGGAGTCTGAGACCAGCATGTATCTTCAGCGACAACCGTGTCTTCGCATCCAGTGGAAGCCCGACGTTCTTCGTCTCCAGCCTGGTTCTGAGAGTGCCATTCGAGACTTCATTGAGGCGTTCTCAGAGGAGCAATCCGATGATTTGAACGACAATGGAGCGCTCGTGGTGTTCGCAGCTCTGCTCGATCTTTTCGGCCACAAGATTCCTCGTATGAGTGTCTTGGAGCTTGGACAGGATCGCCAATGGACTCCCAAAGATTGCCAGGCAATCTTGGGCAAGGACACCGCATTCCCACGATTCAAGTCCTGGAACGATGGTAAGCTTGGAGAGGACAACAAGCTTGCTATTGAGAATGCTAAGAGCGCCGACCCTTATGACACCATCCTCATCCCTCATCTCTCCGTCTCGAAGAAGGTTTGGAGCAAGGCGGCAGACGAGGTCATCTCCCAGGTTTCCGATAATGGTATTGTCATCACTCGCAAGACCAAGGATGCCGTTTCTGCCCTTCAAGCAGCTGGTTTTACAACCCTGGAGCTCCCCAACGAGACACTCGCCGCTGTTCGTAACGCCAAGCAAACTGGATTAGAAAACAAGGaagtcgtcatcgtcaagcCCAATCAGTCTTCTACTTCCATTGATACCCTGGCCGATGCTGTGGCCGCTCACCTGAAGAAGAATGCCGGTGTTGAGAAACTGAGCACTGTAACCATTGCCAACATTGAAACTGTTGCTCTTCACGATCAGGTCGTCTGCGTGTCTgtcatggagatggagaatgaGTTCCTGGCTACCATCAGCAGTGAGGATATGGATCTCTTCCGCAAAATCACTGACAATGTTAGCGATCTCTTGTGGCTGACTGGAGCAAATATGCTCTCTGCGCCCAACCCCAACTTGACCTTGTCCAGCGGTCTTTCACGAGCCTTGATGCTTGAACAGCCAGCACTGCGATACACTGTTCTCGATGTTGGCGCTGATATTACCAATCCCGGCTTCTTGAACGCCATTTGCAACAACGTGTCGGCGGCTCTGACGTTCCGCTACGCTACTGATGATAAGGAGTTCATCCAGAAAGACGGCATTCTCTATGTCAGCCGTTTCACTCCCGACTTCGAGCTGAACTCTCTCTTCCGCCAGCGTATGACGCCTAATGACACTATGAAGCTAGTTCCTCTTGGAGAGGTCGGCCCGGCTAGGCTCTCTGTTGGCCAGGTCGGCATGACTGATACTATTCACTTCCAGCAGATCTCCGAGCTTAAAACCACTCCTCCTGCTGGCTTTGTGGATGTTGATCTTCGCGCTGTTGGCCTCAACGCCAAGGACATCTACGCCATCAATGGCCGTGTTGAGACTAAGGAAGCCACCACGGCTCTGGATTTCGGTGGTGTCGTCTCGGCTATTGGACCTGGTGTCGAGCATCTCAAGGTGGGAGACCGAGTTGCTGGTTTCATTCCTAACCACTTCAGCACCACCGAGAGAGTTCCCGTGCAGGCTGTTCACAAGATGCTGCCTGAAGAAGAGTTCACTGTCGTCCCTACTCTTCTGGGTGTCTACTGCACTGCGCTGGTTGCCCTCAAGGACCGTGCCCACCTTCGTGCTGGTGAGTCCGTCCTGATTCACTCTGGTGCTGGCGCTTTTGGTCTCGCGGCCATCACTCTGGCCAAGCACTTGGGCGCCACGGTTTTCGCGACTGTGGGCTCACAGTCTAAGCGCGAGTATCTGGTCAAGGAGATGGGCGTGCCGACTGAAAACATCTTCCACTCGCGTAATGCCTCTTTCGTGGACGACATCATGACTGCTACTGGCGGCCGAGGTGTCAACGTCATTGTCAACTCCCTTGTCGGAGATCTGATGCACGCCTCTTGGTCTTGCATTGCTCCTTTTGGACGCTTCGTCGAGATTGGCAAGCGTGAGCTGATTGACGCGGGCAAGCTGGACATGCGCATCTTCTTGAAGAACGCTACATTCACTGCCTTTGACTTGTCAGAGTTCTTCTACGACTCTGACAGCTACTACCAGGACGTTGTCTTCAACCACACTGCCGAAGTTGTCAAGATGTACCGTGCCGGTATCATTAAGGCTTCTCCCATCGCAACGTATGATGTTTCGGAGATTGGCCACGCCTACCGCTACTTCGGTAACAAGGACCGTGTCGGCAAGGTTGTGGTCTCGATGGAAAATCCCAACAGCCTGGTTCAAGTTATGCCAGCAACTTACCAGTCTGTCTTCAGCCCTGAAAAGACCTACTTGCTCGTGGGCTGCCTGGGTGGTCTTGGCCGCAGTCTCAGTCGCTGGATGATGTCTCGCGGCGCTCGCAAGTTCTGTTTCCTTGGCCGCTCTGGATGCGATAAGCCCAGTGCCGCCGAGCTTGTGAACCGTCTCCGCGATGCTGGTGCTACTGTAACCGTCGTCCGAGGCGATGTCTCTGAGGAGGACCACGTTCGTGAAGCTGTTGTCGCAGCTGCCAAGGACGGCCCCATCGGTGGTGTTGTTCAAGCTGCTATGGGTCTCAGTGAAGCTCTGTTCTCTGTCATGACAAATAAGGCCTGGCACACCGGTATTCAGCCCAAGTGGAAGGGTTCTTGGAACTTGCACAATGCTCTCGAGGGCTACGATGCTGATCTAGATTTCTTCCTTCTGACTTCGTCCATCTCTGGAACTTGCGGTACTGCCACTGAGAGTAACTACTGCGCTGCCAACAACTTCCTAGACTCCTTTGCCAAGTGGCGCCGTTCTCAAGGCAAGCCTGCTGTGTCTGTGGGCCTGGGAATGATTTCAGAAGTCGGATATCTCCATGAGAATCCCGAAATTGAGGCTATGCTGCTCCGAAAGGGAATCCAGCCGCTCAATGAGGACGAGTTCCTCCAAGTCTTGGACTATGGTATTGCCGGCCCCTGGAGTGATGCCGAGTTTGCTCGTGGTGTCTCCATGCCTAGCGAGGCCGCTCATATCCTGACTGGCTTGGAGTCTTACGGTGCTCGCAAGTTGATGGCTCAGGGTTTCGAAGTGAACAACGGCGTCACAGAAGAGGCTCGTGCAACTATCCTTGCTGCATCTCTGCTCGCTGAGAAGGATGCcaatgatgaagagaagagcggTGATGTTGGCCAactcgccgctgctgctgaatgGTTCAAGGATGTCCCTGCTGGTGCTGTGTCTATGCTTGCGCCCGAGGCCAGCGCACCTACAATGCTTGACGCAATCTTGCGACTTACCAAGAAACGCTTCAGCAACTTGATCTTGATGCAGCTCGATGCAGTTGATGATCGCGCTCCTCTCCCCTCATTTGGTGTTGACAGTATGCTTGCCGCTGAGTTCCGAACTTGGTTCTTCAATACTTTCAAGGTTGATGTGCCTTTCTTGGATATTGTCAGCCCCCAGAAGTCTCTGCACACGCTGGCAGAGTTTgttgaggagaagctggtgACCAGCTGGGTCAGTTAA